A single Triticum dicoccoides isolate Atlit2015 ecotype Zavitan chromosome 2A, WEW_v2.0, whole genome shotgun sequence DNA region contains:
- the LOC119359767 gene encoding ethylene-response factor C3-like, protein MSDPSSTASSYSTSPRLTTGVVNFLARRAMTTQNHHRAAASLHSPGSSTGSADTAPWHYRAPATPPPLLPFDANDADEMLLLDMLSQHQEDMHTDTATAPVPTTTAATAVKREVSEEVEAKVAVGGSRRAFRGVRKRPWGKFAAEIRDSTRDGVRVWLGTFDSPEEAALAYDQAAFAMRGGAAVLNFPADQVRRSLEGAGDDVCGRADGLSPVLALKRRHSMHRRASTTRKASRAVRTGRPEGVMELEDLGAEYLEELLGASDDMTTSASSSWFSSHHSI, encoded by the coding sequence ATGTCTGATCCAAGCAGCACAGCTTCCTCTTATTCCACGTCGCCCCGGCTCACCACCGGCGTCGTCAACTTCTTGGCGCGCCGCGCCATGACCACGCAGAACCACCACAGAGCAGCAGCATCCCTCCACTCGCCAGGCTCCTCCACCGGCTCCGCCGACACCGCGCCATGGCACTACCGTGCCCCGGCCACGCCGCCGCCTCTGCTCCCGTTCGACGCCAACGACGCCGACGAGATGCTGCTGCTTGACATGCTCTCCCAGCACCAGGAGGACATGCACACCGACACCGCGACAGCGCCCGTTCCCACCACGACGGCGGCAACGGCCGTGAAGCGAGAGGTCAGCGAAGAGGTGGAGGCCAAGGTGGCCGTCGGCGGCAGTCGGCGCGCGTTCCGCGGGGTGCGGAAGCGGCCGTGGGGCAAGTTCGCGGCGGAGATCCGGGACTCGACGCGGGACGGCgtccgggtgtggctgggcacgttcGACAGCCCGGAGGAGGCGGCGCTCGCGTACGACCAGGCCGCCTTCGCCATGCGGGGCGGCGCCGCCGTGCTCAATTTCCCCGCCGACCAGGTACGGCGCTCGCTCGAGGGCGCAGGGGACGACGTGTGTGGCCGCGCCGACGGGTTGTCACCCGTGCTGGCGCTGAAGCGGCGGCACTCCATGCACAGGCGGGCGTCTACAACACGAAAGGCTAGTAGGGCCGTCCGGACGGGCCGGCCGGAGGGCGTGATGGAGCTTGAGGACCTCGGCGCAGAATACCTCGAGGAGCTGCTCGGCGCCTCCGACGACATGACGACCTCGGCCTCCAGTTCATGGTTCTCGAGtcatcactccatctga